From one Actinomyces sp. Marseille-P3109 genomic stretch:
- a CDS encoding DUF3866 family protein: protein MMWRDGVVSGTRAAWGPEGRSCAELDVEIIGAPSGAHSLPPGQRVRAVAYEALTGVPAAGERVRLEVSALDRALGTGGHAMVSARLDVLPADPPREGHLVKARYMPDQVMVTGVDEQGTDHHGLLSQPIGSLDLGGMPVVVADLHSSLPAVLAGLRSPDDQEQPRIVYIMTDGGALPLAYSRVVAALREAGWLSGTVTAGQAWGGDIEAVSIHNALLAARHVLHADAAIVIQGPGNLGTETPWGFSGVACGDAVNAIAALGGRPVACLRVSQADARPRHRGVSHHSMTAYGRVALAGADVVVPDLEGPLGAQVRQEAEALCAPRPGAAQHRLVEVPSNGLLEQLRAAEAETGVRMSTMRRGLDEDTAAFIAAAAAGRHVRRILDAEAVNG from the coding sequence ATGATGTGGCGCGACGGCGTAGTGAGCGGGACCAGGGCGGCATGGGGCCCCGAGGGGCGCTCGTGCGCAGAGCTGGACGTGGAGATCATCGGGGCGCCAAGCGGCGCGCACAGCCTGCCTCCCGGCCAGCGGGTCCGTGCGGTCGCCTATGAGGCCCTCACCGGGGTTCCCGCCGCTGGGGAGCGGGTGAGGCTGGAGGTCTCAGCCCTCGACCGGGCCCTTGGCACGGGCGGGCACGCCATGGTCAGTGCCCGCCTGGACGTTCTGCCCGCCGACCCGCCGCGCGAGGGCCACCTCGTCAAGGCCCGTTACATGCCCGACCAGGTCATGGTCACCGGCGTCGACGAGCAGGGCACCGACCATCACGGCCTGCTGTCCCAGCCGATCGGCAGCCTCGACCTGGGGGGGATGCCGGTGGTGGTGGCCGACCTGCACTCGAGCCTGCCGGCCGTGCTCGCCGGGCTGCGCTCCCCCGACGATCAGGAGCAGCCGCGCATCGTCTACATCATGACTGATGGCGGAGCCCTGCCCCTGGCCTACTCACGCGTTGTCGCCGCCCTGCGTGAGGCCGGGTGGTTGTCCGGGACCGTGACGGCCGGACAGGCCTGGGGCGGTGACATCGAGGCGGTCAGCATCCACAACGCGCTCCTGGCGGCCCGGCACGTTCTGCACGCCGACGCCGCCATCGTCATCCAGGGGCCCGGGAACCTGGGCACCGAGACGCCCTGGGGGTTCTCGGGAGTGGCCTGCGGGGACGCGGTCAACGCCATCGCCGCGCTGGGCGGGCGCCCGGTGGCCTGCCTGCGCGTCTCCCAGGCCGATGCCCGTCCCCGCCACCGGGGCGTCTCCCACCACTCGATGACGGCTTACGGGCGGGTCGCGCTGGCGGGGGCCGACGTCGTCGTCCCCGACCTGGAGGGCCCGTTGGGGGCGCAGGTGCGTCAGGAGGCCGAGGCCCTGTGCGCGCCCCGGCCGGGTGCCGCGCAGCACCGGCTGGTCGAGGTTCCCTCCAACGGGCTCCTGGAGCAGCTGCGCGCAGCCGAGGCGGAGACCGGAGTGAGGATGTCCACCATGCGGCGGGGCTTGGATGAGGACACGGCCGCCTTCATCGCCGCGGCGGCGGCCGGTCGCCATGTCCGCCGGATCCTGGATGCGGAGGCGGTGAATGGCTGA
- a CDS encoding ABC transporter permease: MQSGALVPGRTREETAVYSPSPAGKVTHAQSLRAVASSDSSEPPPSSLASSSRPPAQRRRRIRAAEQHGPWPAIGLGAALLIIWQVATTSGSVPEIFLPSPLAVVERLWLNLTQVGLGWKAWVTLREALLGCLLAAVFALPLAWGLYRWRLFSRAVLPYVAASQAVPGVAVAPLLVLWIGYGTLPVVVLCAFMVFFPITITVLLGLRSLDADVMDAARLDGAHGLSMLIHMELPMALPAIYTGLRTGFTLSVTGAVVGELIMGGEGLGTVLSTQQSRGDTTGVFATITLLCVLATSIHWELHELERRSRTVDALRGRNIT, encoded by the coding sequence GTGCAGTCCGGGGCACTCGTTCCCGGAAGGACCCGGGAGGAGACCGCCGTGTACAGCCCCAGCCCCGCCGGCAAGGTCACGCACGCCCAGTCGCTCCGTGCCGTCGCATCCAGCGATTCGTCTGAGCCCCCACCCTCTTCGTTGGCTTCCTCGTCCAGGCCGCCGGCCCAACGCCGACGTCGCATCCGCGCCGCCGAGCAGCACGGGCCCTGGCCGGCCATCGGTTTGGGCGCCGCTCTACTGATCATCTGGCAGGTTGCCACCACCTCCGGCTCCGTCCCCGAGATCTTCCTGCCCAGTCCTCTCGCCGTCGTCGAGCGCCTGTGGCTGAACCTGACCCAGGTGGGGCTGGGGTGGAAGGCCTGGGTAACGCTGCGCGAGGCTCTGCTCGGATGTCTTCTGGCCGCCGTCTTCGCCCTGCCCCTGGCCTGGGGGCTGTACCGCTGGCGGCTGTTCTCACGCGCCGTCCTGCCCTACGTCGCCGCGAGCCAGGCGGTTCCCGGCGTCGCCGTGGCTCCCCTGCTAGTCCTGTGGATCGGCTACGGAACCCTGCCGGTCGTGGTCCTGTGCGCCTTCATGGTCTTCTTCCCCATCACGATCACGGTGCTGCTGGGACTGCGCAGTCTGGACGCCGATGTCATGGACGCAGCCCGGCTCGACGGCGCCCACGGTCTGAGCATGCTCATCCACATGGAGCTTCCCATGGCCCTGCCCGCGATCTACACCGGGCTGCGCACCGGCTTCACGCTGTCAGTCACCGGCGCGGTCGTCGGCGAGCTCATCATGGGCGGCGAAGGCCTGGGGACAGTGCTCTCCACGCAGCAGAGCCGGGGTGATACCACCGGCGTGTTCGCCACGATCACCCTCCTGTGCGTCCTGGCCACCTCCATCCACTGGGAACTCCACGAGCTCGAGCGACGCAGCCGCACCGTGGACGCCCTACGCGGCAGGAACATTACCTGA
- a CDS encoding ABC transporter ATP-binding protein: protein MTATATASPLPSPTHGAGITPGLRLTGVSKSFGRQHVLSDLDLLAYPGRVYGLLGLNGAGKSTAFNIALGLLRPDAGRVEIQGVPFSRHSLARVGASINGPALFPQLSARRNLLVHCRLTGTSPQAITPLLERVGLTGVGRKRAGSFSTGMKVRLSLAMALLTDPEVLILDEPQNGLDPQGIIELRDLVRNLADEGRTVIVSSHQLGEIARMSDDIGVLSTGRLVYEGPLADFADADDERAMEKAFLAAVTGGGRRTGTEVCA from the coding sequence ATGACAGCCACCGCAACAGCATCACCTCTCCCCTCCCCCACCCACGGCGCCGGTATCACCCCCGGGCTGAGACTGACGGGGGTCTCGAAGTCCTTCGGCCGCCAGCATGTGCTCTCCGATCTGGACCTGTTGGCCTACCCGGGCCGTGTCTACGGGCTGCTCGGCCTCAACGGCGCCGGCAAGTCCACCGCCTTCAACATCGCCCTGGGTCTGCTGAGACCCGACGCCGGCCGCGTGGAGATCCAGGGCGTTCCGTTTTCCCGTCACAGCCTGGCCCGGGTGGGCGCCTCCATTAACGGCCCCGCCCTCTTCCCCCAGTTGTCAGCACGGCGCAACCTGCTCGTCCACTGCCGCCTGACCGGCACCTCCCCGCAGGCCATCACCCCGCTCCTGGAGCGTGTAGGGCTGACCGGAGTCGGCCGGAAGCGTGCCGGCTCCTTCTCCACGGGCATGAAGGTGCGTCTGTCGCTGGCCATGGCGCTTCTGACCGACCCGGAGGTCCTCATCCTCGATGAGCCCCAGAATGGCCTGGATCCTCAGGGCATTATCGAGCTGCGCGACCTCGTGCGGAACCTGGCCGACGAGGGCCGCACCGTCATCGTCTCCAGTCATCAGCTCGGCGAGATCGCCCGCATGAGCGACGACATCGGGGTCCTGTCCACCGGGCGCCTCGTCTACGAGGGGCCGCTGGCCGACTTCGCCGACGCCGACGACGAACGGGCCATGGAGAAGGCGTTCCTGGCGGCGGTCACCGGAGGCGGACGCCGCACCGGGACGGAGGTGTGCGCATGA
- a CDS encoding phosphoribosyl-ATP diphosphatase → MKTFEDLFTELQHKAATRPEGSGTVEELDRGVHFIGKKLVEEAAEAWMACEHESDEAACEEISQLLYHVQVMVVAKGYSLQDVYRYL, encoded by the coding sequence ATGAAGACCTTCGAGGACCTTTTCACCGAGCTGCAGCACAAGGCGGCCACCCGACCCGAGGGCTCCGGGACGGTGGAGGAGCTGGATCGCGGGGTCCACTTCATCGGCAAGAAGCTCGTCGAGGAGGCCGCCGAGGCCTGGATGGCCTGCGAGCACGAGTCCGATGAGGCCGCCTGCGAGGAGATCAGCCAGCTGCTCTACCACGTCCAGGTCATGGTGGTCGCCAAGGGCTACAGCCTCCAGGACGTCTACCGCTACCTGTAA
- a CDS encoding helix-turn-helix transcriptional regulator has product MPRVSTSDQLTRLLALPAWVADNPGVSIQEAARHFGVTPAVIERDVNTLWVSGLPGGLHGDLVDFDAADFDAGRLRLSEPLGLDRPVGLTRQEAISLLMALKVLADLLADDEASAPVIASTRQAVTDLLTAGASTDDADTQADSEAGPSTGLVSEHADRSGHTAQVLASVRSALRDRRRLHLAYVSATDTPSERDVDPITLKSDGSHMTLVAWCLSAKAERSFRLDRITSIEVLDVPAVRHRASRRKNQPHIDHSVGDKPRATLRLRPTGRWLVEQIPCVSQEETADGSLRIVVEGRDRAWLIGLILSAGRHLITVEPADLAQDAAATAKQALTSYDISAGGG; this is encoded by the coding sequence ATGCCGCGCGTCTCCACATCCGACCAGCTCACACGGCTGCTCGCCCTGCCCGCCTGGGTCGCGGATAACCCCGGAGTGTCCATCCAGGAGGCCGCCAGGCACTTCGGCGTCACACCGGCCGTCATTGAGCGGGACGTCAACACGCTATGGGTCTCCGGCCTTCCCGGAGGCCTGCACGGGGACCTCGTGGACTTCGACGCCGCCGACTTCGATGCCGGGCGCCTGCGCCTGTCCGAGCCACTGGGACTGGACCGCCCGGTCGGCCTCACTCGGCAGGAGGCGATCTCTCTGCTCATGGCCCTCAAGGTCCTGGCCGATCTCCTCGCTGACGACGAGGCCTCCGCACCCGTGATCGCCTCCACCCGGCAGGCGGTCACCGACCTGCTCACCGCAGGCGCTTCCACCGACGACGCTGACACGCAGGCCGATTCGGAGGCCGGCCCTTCAACCGGCCTGGTCTCCGAGCATGCCGATCGTTCCGGCCATACGGCCCAGGTCCTGGCCTCCGTACGCTCCGCACTGCGGGACAGGCGCCGACTTCACCTGGCCTACGTCTCCGCCACCGACACTCCCTCCGAGCGAGACGTTGACCCCATCACCCTGAAAAGTGACGGATCACATATGACTCTCGTGGCCTGGTGCCTCAGCGCCAAGGCCGAGCGCAGTTTCCGGCTGGACCGGATCACGTCGATCGAGGTGCTCGACGTTCCTGCCGTCCGTCATCGCGCCTCACGCAGAAAGAACCAACCTCACATCGATCACTCCGTGGGGGACAAGCCCCGCGCCACACTGAGGCTGCGTCCGACAGGCCGCTGGCTCGTGGAGCAGATTCCCTGTGTCTCCCAGGAAGAGACTGCGGACGGCAGTCTCAGGATCGTTGTGGAGGGACGTGACCGGGCCTGGCTCATCGGGCTGATCCTCTCGGCCGGTCGGCACCTCATCACCGTCGAGCCCGCGGATCTCGCCCAGGACGCCGCAGCAACCGCCAAACAGGCCCTGACCTCATATGACATCAGTGCAGGAGGAGGCTGA
- a CDS encoding sensor histidine kinase, which yields MADVAAPVDEAVLPLATNLSAAYDWRARHRTVPTRGSRWSRYAVPVVDLALGAVFLIFGLESVTFILRFGAYAVYVADFALCLALALTQFGRLRLLRASFIATYTMLAAYAILVALSPVNLGLNPIIATAITSLYTVTRWEPDRRWGTAALLLALAGALVNPVTLASYSRAHGSGADPTTSSGWDGTILLVRTLTSMVFVGAVVLTYLLASYRRRVAENQARDVGIAAAQAVAAERLSLARELHDLVGHSLTTIKVQAATGLALGGEERLRSTLTTVRDTADASLISVRQLVSVLRSDAGEITPVADLRTIPVLIETTRGSGARINAVLPGPEVLERCNEGWSAIQRLTLVRLVGEALTNAVRHGSGQVEVGLMISHSSSATSATAPASCHLRVANPVSEALEHSPFGGSGLIGLEERLRLVGGTMTHGVQRDDEGRSFFTLDVDFPVAPLELPASATVPGRHSGEMTGETGSGDCR from the coding sequence ATGGCTGACGTAGCTGCACCGGTTGATGAAGCGGTGTTGCCACTGGCGACGAACCTGTCTGCGGCCTACGACTGGCGCGCACGGCACCGGACCGTACCGACGCGAGGAAGCCGCTGGTCGCGATACGCCGTCCCAGTCGTGGACCTGGCCCTGGGCGCCGTCTTCCTCATCTTCGGCCTCGAATCGGTCACCTTCATCCTCCGCTTCGGCGCCTACGCCGTCTACGTCGCGGACTTCGCCCTGTGTCTGGCGCTGGCGCTGACGCAGTTCGGCCGGTTGCGCCTCCTGCGCGCCTCCTTCATTGCGACCTACACCATGCTGGCGGCCTACGCGATCCTCGTGGCCCTCTCCCCGGTCAACCTCGGCCTCAACCCGATCATCGCCACGGCTATCACCAGCCTCTACACCGTCACCCGCTGGGAGCCCGATCGGCGCTGGGGCACCGCGGCGCTCCTGCTGGCACTGGCGGGTGCCCTGGTCAACCCGGTCACCCTCGCCAGCTACTCCAGAGCTCACGGATCCGGCGCCGACCCGACGACGAGCTCCGGCTGGGACGGGACCATCCTTCTGGTCAGAACACTCACCAGCATGGTCTTCGTCGGTGCCGTTGTCCTGACCTACCTGCTGGCCTCCTACCGGCGCCGAGTCGCCGAGAACCAGGCCCGCGACGTCGGCATTGCCGCGGCCCAGGCGGTTGCGGCCGAGCGCCTCAGCCTGGCCCGAGAGCTCCACGACCTCGTGGGCCACAGCCTCACCACGATCAAGGTGCAGGCCGCCACCGGCCTGGCCCTGGGCGGCGAGGAACGGCTGCGCAGCACCCTGACCACCGTGCGCGACACGGCCGACGCCTCCCTGATCTCCGTGCGCCAGCTCGTCTCAGTCCTGCGCTCCGACGCCGGTGAGATCACCCCTGTGGCGGACCTGCGCACCATCCCGGTCCTCATTGAGACCACCCGCGGATCGGGCGCCAGGATCAACGCCGTGCTGCCCGGGCCAGAAGTGCTGGAGCGCTGCAACGAGGGATGGTCTGCGATACAACGCCTCACCCTCGTCCGGCTTGTCGGGGAGGCCCTCACCAACGCCGTCAGGCACGGCTCCGGCCAGGTCGAGGTGGGCCTGATGATCTCCCACAGTTCCTCTGCCACGTCCGCCACTGCCCCGGCCTCCTGCCACCTTCGCGTCGCCAACCCGGTGTCCGAGGCCCTCGAGCACTCGCCCTTCGGCGGCAGCGGACTCATCGGTCTGGAGGAGCGTCTCAGGCTCGTAGGCGGAACCATGACCCATGGCGTCCAACGTGATGACGAGGGCCGAAGCTTCTTCACCCTCGACGTCGACTTCCCGGTGGCACCGCTCGAGCTGCCCGCGAGCGCCACGGTCCCGGGCCGGCACTCAGGTGAGATGACCGGCGAGACAGGATCAGGAGACTGCAGATGA
- a CDS encoding helix-turn-helix transcriptional regulator yields MSQQTRSTEERLVSLLLTLRNTTTGLSAEELIDSVPGYSSRSPATNPDSARRKFERDKDTLRELGIDVTTTGRPEEPRYRIDEGDYALPALHLSAEQAACLSLAASAWRDGDLPATARRALTKLRAVSEGPVGSSSASLPALTADLSGEEIPEALVAAVDERRLVTFDYVSARSGSTRARTVEPHHLRLNEGAWYLDAVEPTGTRDTDSTTDPEEPEGTATRTLTFRLARIAGPVTVHGHPGAFTRMPASTPPRRRAHLAVLPGRALGLRLAGAHLDPVQASQADLPAHLEGHDLIAVEYEDPFSFAGTVAALGDAAVVLTPPSLREDVLAHLRGAAALTAPEGE; encoded by the coding sequence GTGAGCCAGCAGACCCGCAGTACCGAGGAGCGCCTGGTGAGCCTCCTGCTCACCCTGCGCAACACCACCACCGGTCTGAGCGCAGAGGAGCTCATCGACAGCGTGCCGGGATACTCCTCAAGAAGTCCTGCCACTAACCCGGACTCGGCGCGCCGCAAGTTCGAGCGGGACAAGGACACGCTGCGCGAGCTCGGCATCGATGTGACCACCACCGGACGCCCCGAGGAGCCCCGCTACCGCATCGATGAGGGGGACTACGCCCTGCCCGCGCTGCACCTGAGCGCGGAGCAGGCCGCCTGCCTGAGCCTGGCCGCCTCCGCCTGGCGCGACGGCGACCTGCCCGCCACCGCCAGGAGGGCCCTGACCAAGCTGCGCGCCGTCAGCGAGGGACCGGTGGGAAGCAGCTCCGCAAGCCTGCCGGCTCTCACGGCGGACCTGTCCGGCGAGGAGATCCCCGAGGCGCTCGTCGCCGCGGTCGACGAGCGCCGCCTGGTCACCTTCGACTACGTCTCCGCCCGCTCGGGCAGCACCCGGGCCCGTACCGTCGAGCCCCACCACTTGCGCCTGAACGAGGGCGCCTGGTACCTCGACGCCGTCGAGCCCACCGGCACCCGCGACACGGACAGCACCACGGATCCAGAGGAACCGGAAGGAACCGCCACCAGGACGCTGACCTTCCGCCTGGCCCGCATTGCGGGGCCGGTGACCGTCCATGGGCACCCCGGGGCCTTCACCCGAATGCCCGCCAGCACCCCGCCCCGCCGGCGGGCACATCTCGCCGTGCTTCCGGGACGCGCCCTGGGGCTGCGTCTGGCCGGAGCCCACCTCGATCCGGTTCAGGCCTCGCAAGCAGACCTGCCCGCACACCTGGAGGGACACGACCTCATCGCCGTCGAGTACGAGGATCCCTTCTCCTTCGCCGGCACGGTGGCCGCCCTCGGGGACGCCGCAGTGGTCCTCACCCCGCCTTCCCTGCGCGAGGATGTCCTGGCCCACCTGCGAGGTGCTGCCGCGCTCACGGCACCGGAAGGGGAATGA
- the hisG gene encoding ATP phosphoribosyltransferase, with protein sequence MLRIAVPNKGSLSEPAITMLSEAGYRTRRTGRELVLVDEANDVELFFLRPRDIAVYVGQGTVHAGITGRDLLLDSGVDAVEHLPLGFARSTFRFAAPKGTMTSLADVAGRRVATSYDVLVRSYLASQGVDAQTVHLDGAVESSVQLGVADLIADVVETGTTLRAAGLETFGAPILISEAVLITTEQYRGEPGLATLVRRLEGVLRARAYVLVDYDIPMNKLHLAAALTPGIESPTVSPLQNPDWVAVRAMVPRVDMNRVMDELYEVGARAILVSSLLACRL encoded by the coding sequence GTGCTGCGTATCGCCGTCCCCAACAAGGGCTCGCTGTCCGAGCCCGCCATCACCATGCTCTCCGAGGCGGGCTACCGCACCCGCCGCACGGGGCGCGAGCTCGTGCTCGTCGACGAGGCCAACGACGTCGAGCTGTTCTTCCTGCGTCCGCGCGACATCGCCGTGTACGTCGGCCAGGGCACCGTGCACGCAGGCATCACCGGACGTGACCTGCTGCTGGACTCCGGGGTCGACGCCGTCGAGCACCTGCCCCTGGGCTTCGCCCGCTCCACCTTCCGCTTCGCCGCTCCCAAGGGCACGATGACTTCCCTGGCCGATGTCGCCGGGCGGCGCGTGGCCACCTCCTACGACGTCCTGGTGCGCAGCTACCTGGCCTCCCAAGGTGTGGATGCCCAGACCGTTCACCTCGACGGCGCCGTGGAGTCCTCCGTCCAGCTGGGCGTGGCCGACCTCATCGCCGACGTCGTCGAGACCGGCACGACGCTGCGAGCAGCAGGTCTGGAGACCTTCGGCGCCCCGATTCTCATCAGCGAGGCGGTGCTCATCACCACCGAGCAGTATCGTGGTGAGCCCGGACTGGCCACCCTCGTGCGTCGCCTGGAGGGGGTGCTGCGCGCCCGCGCCTACGTGCTCGTGGACTACGACATCCCCATGAACAAGTTGCACCTGGCGGCGGCCCTCACTCCGGGTATCGAGTCCCCCACCGTCTCTCCGCTGCAGAACCCCGACTGGGTGGCGGTGCGCGCCATGGTTCCGAGGGTGGACATGAACCGGGTCATGGACGAGCTCTACGAGGTCGGGGCGCGCGCCATCCTCGTGTCCTCACTGCTGGCCTGCCGACTGTAG
- the tatA gene encoding Sec-independent protein translocase subunit TatA, with translation MKFTPTHIVVLLVLVLLIFGSSKLPDIARSVGQSMKVFKKEVKELRDEDDDKKPAAQIQQQPQEGTYYTEPTQSGQTAQNTEGSSQK, from the coding sequence GTGAAGTTCACACCGACACACATTGTCGTTCTGCTTGTCCTCGTCCTGCTGATCTTCGGTTCCAGCAAGCTTCCTGACATCGCCCGCAGCGTGGGCCAGTCCATGAAGGTCTTCAAGAAGGAGGTCAAGGAGCTGCGCGACGAGGACGACGACAAGAAGCCCGCCGCCCAGATCCAGCAGCAGCCCCAGGAGGGCACTTACTACACCGAGCCCACCCAGTCCGGTCAGACCGCTCAGAACACCGAGGGCTCTTCCCAGAAGTGA
- a CDS encoding response regulator, whose product MTPGAIRVAVVDDQPLLVSAFSALVDAQPDMEVVLEAVNGRQGVDSLTARARDPQGGIDLVLMDLRMPVLDGVSAIRELRTTPATTALRILVLTTFDDDDLVLAALGAGAHGFLLKDAEPMTLLEAIRIVARGGSWLDPAVTGTVLAHLDAGTGSGAPQSPTSPSRPTDGAVPVVGAPSGPYAPLTGRENAVLALVCQGMSNARIGERLYVAESTVKSHVKSILGKTGCHNRIELVIYALTTGLVQPR is encoded by the coding sequence ATGACCCCCGGTGCGATCAGGGTCGCCGTCGTCGACGACCAGCCGCTGCTGGTCAGCGCCTTCAGCGCTCTCGTGGACGCGCAACCCGATATGGAGGTTGTGCTGGAAGCGGTCAACGGGCGCCAGGGAGTCGATAGCCTCACCGCCCGGGCTCGTGATCCTCAAGGCGGAATCGACCTGGTGCTCATGGATCTGCGGATGCCGGTCCTGGACGGGGTCAGTGCCATTCGTGAGCTGCGCACCACGCCGGCCACCACCGCCTTGCGGATCCTGGTTCTGACCACCTTCGATGATGACGACCTCGTCCTGGCGGCTCTGGGCGCCGGCGCTCACGGTTTCCTCCTCAAGGACGCCGAGCCGATGACGCTGCTGGAGGCGATCCGCATCGTCGCCCGCGGCGGGTCCTGGCTGGACCCGGCCGTCACCGGCACCGTTCTGGCGCACCTTGATGCAGGTACCGGATCTGGTGCCCCGCAGTCGCCAACCTCGCCGTCGAGACCGACTGATGGCGCCGTGCCCGTCGTCGGGGCACCGTCGGGACCCTACGCGCCCTTAACCGGACGGGAGAACGCCGTCCTGGCCCTCGTGTGCCAGGGTATGAGCAACGCCCGGATCGGCGAGCGGCTCTACGTCGCCGAGTCGACGGTCAAGTCCCACGTCAAGTCCATCCTGGGCAAGACCGGCTGCCACAACCGGATCGAACTCGTCATCTACGCCCTGACCACGGGACTCGTCCAGCCGCGGTAG
- a CDS encoding ABC transporter substrate-binding protein, whose product MALTTITRTGFSHPALSRRHLLAGSLALTGTGMLAACSSGTASRAASASASGGGGALTIGLTYTPNIQFAPFYMATKDGKYATGVELRHHGAQEGLFDALQSGQEQLVVAGADEAVVAVSNGSDLVVVGGYYQSYPACLIVPEDSSINTPADLKGKTVGTPGRKGETWYALQLAMDTASLTESDLTIQDIGYTQQAALVGGKVDAVVGFSNNDAIQVGQSGTAVRTIQVADQVPLIGVSLVTSHSVLESRRQDLQSAVKASIEGMTAFVKDPDAAVDASKEHVQDLVDATQAARAREVAVATGKLVSGDGSHPIGSVRVDDFTPMIEFLSSHKLLGDTKTPQAADVCVPLGQ is encoded by the coding sequence ATGGCCCTCACCACCATTACTCGCACCGGCTTCTCCCACCCGGCTCTCTCGCGCCGCCACCTGCTGGCCGGCAGTCTGGCGCTGACCGGGACCGGCATGCTCGCCGCCTGCTCCTCGGGAACCGCCAGCCGCGCAGCCTCCGCCTCGGCCTCCGGAGGCGGCGGTGCACTGACCATCGGCCTGACCTACACACCGAACATCCAGTTCGCCCCCTTCTACATGGCCACGAAGGACGGTAAGTACGCCACGGGTGTGGAGCTACGCCACCACGGCGCGCAGGAGGGACTCTTCGACGCCCTTCAAAGCGGACAGGAGCAGCTGGTCGTCGCAGGTGCCGACGAGGCGGTAGTGGCCGTCTCCAACGGGAGCGACCTCGTCGTCGTCGGTGGCTACTACCAGTCCTACCCGGCCTGCCTCATCGTGCCCGAGGACTCCTCAATCAACACTCCGGCGGACCTGAAGGGCAAGACCGTCGGCACACCGGGACGCAAGGGGGAGACCTGGTACGCCCTCCAGCTGGCCATGGACACGGCCTCCCTGACCGAGTCCGACCTGACGATCCAGGACATCGGCTACACCCAGCAGGCGGCACTGGTCGGCGGCAAGGTCGACGCCGTCGTCGGCTTCTCCAACAACGACGCGATCCAGGTCGGTCAGTCCGGAACGGCCGTGCGCACTATTCAGGTCGCCGATCAGGTCCCTCTCATCGGAGTCTCACTGGTGACGAGCCACTCCGTGCTGGAGTCCCGTCGCCAGGATCTTCAGTCAGCGGTCAAGGCCTCGATCGAGGGGATGACGGCATTCGTCAAGGATCCCGACGCTGCGGTCGATGCGTCCAAGGAGCACGTGCAGGACCTGGTGGACGCCACTCAGGCAGCCCGCGCACGAGAGGTCGCCGTGGCCACCGGCAAGCTGGTCAGCGGTGACGGCTCTCATCCCATCGGCTCGGTGCGAGTCGATGACTTCACCCCGATGATCGAGTTCCTCTCCTCCCACAAGCTCCTGGGGGACACGAAGACGCCCCAGGCGGCCGATGTGTGCGTACCTCTGGGGCAGTAG
- the tatC gene encoding twin-arginine translocase subunit TatC, producing the protein MPKLPRIKRSRRKDNPEARMSIGDHLRELRNRLFISALGVLVMSVVGYVLYDQAFSLITRPIDTANARGANLILNFDTVLASFDMRLKVSIWLGVLFSAPLWMYEFWAFVGPGMTRKEKVYTWVYGVVGLLLFSAGAALGMWIMPHAVAILTSFIPSGPTGGFINAGVYLAFVMRLVLVFGIAFLLPELLVALNMLGLMKGATMLKGWRWAVVAIFTFMAFANPLPDPWSMIFMALPVTGLYFLACFISVRHDKRVEKKRAELDAELEAALAE; encoded by the coding sequence GTGCCCAAGCTCCCTCGGATCAAGCGATCGAGGCGCAAGGACAACCCCGAGGCACGCATGTCCATCGGGGACCACCTGCGTGAGCTGCGCAACCGGCTCTTCATCTCGGCCCTGGGCGTCCTGGTCATGTCGGTTGTGGGCTATGTGCTCTACGATCAGGCCTTCTCCCTCATCACCCGACCGATCGATACCGCCAATGCCCGCGGCGCCAACCTCATCCTGAACTTCGACACGGTCCTGGCCTCTTTCGACATGAGGCTCAAGGTCTCCATCTGGCTCGGCGTCCTGTTCTCCGCGCCGCTGTGGATGTACGAGTTCTGGGCCTTCGTGGGGCCGGGCATGACCCGCAAGGAGAAGGTCTACACCTGGGTCTACGGCGTTGTGGGACTGCTGCTCTTCTCCGCCGGCGCCGCCTTGGGCATGTGGATCATGCCGCATGCAGTCGCCATTCTCACCAGCTTCATCCCCAGTGGACCCACCGGGGGCTTCATTAACGCGGGTGTCTACCTGGCCTTCGTCATGAGGCTGGTTCTCGTCTTCGGAATCGCCTTCCTCCTGCCCGAGCTCCTCGTCGCACTCAACATGCTGGGACTCATGAAGGGCGCCACGATGCTCAAGGGCTGGCGCTGGGCCGTTGTTGCCATCTTCACCTTCATGGCCTTCGCCAACCCGCTGCCGGACCCCTGGTCCATGATCTTCATGGCCCTTCCAGTGACCGGTCTGTACTTCCTGGCCTGCTTCATCTCGGTCCGGCATGACAAGCGGGTGGAGAAGAAGCGCGCCGAGCTCGACGCCGAGCTGGAGGCCGCCCTGGCCGAGTAG